In a genomic window of Callithrix jacchus isolate 240 chromosome 22, calJac240_pri, whole genome shotgun sequence:
- the NKG7 gene encoding protein NKG7 isoform X3 codes for MEPFRSLALLTGSLGLIFCLIALSTDFWFVAEGPTFSAHSGLWPNEHGDPVAGYIHVTQSFSILAALWALVSVSFLVLSCIPSLSAPGRGPLISTITAFAAALSMLVAMAVYTSERWDQPRNPQVQTFFSWSFYLGWVSAIFLLCTGSLSLSAHCGSPRPGYETL; via the exons ATGGAGCCCTTCCGGTCCCTAGCCCTGCTTACGGGCTCCCTGGGCCTGATTTTCTGCCTGATTGCTTTGAGCACCGACTTCTGGTTTGTGGCTGAGGGTCCCACCTTCTCAGCTCACTCGGGCCTCTGGCCAAATGAGCATGGGGACCCCGTAGCAG GCTACATCCATGTGACGCAGAGCTTCAGCATCCTGGCTGCCCTGTGGGCCCTGGTGTCTGTGAGCTTCCTGGTCCTGTCCTGCATCCCCTCATTGTCTGCTCCTGGCCGAGGCCCCCTTATCTCAACCATCACAGCCTTTGCTGCAG CCCTCTCCATGCTGGTGGCCATGGCGGTGTATACCAGCGAGCGGTGGGATCAGCCTCGAAACCCCCAGGTCCAGACCTTCTTCTCCTGGTCCTTCTACCTGGGCTGGGTCTCAGCTATCTTCTTGCTCTGCACAG GTTCCCTGAGTCTAAGTGCTCACTGTGGCAGCCCCAGGCCTGGCTATGAAACCTTGTGA
- the NKG7 gene encoding protein NKG7 isoform X1, with protein MEPFRSLALLTGSLGLIFCLIALSTDFWFVAEGPTFSAHSGLWPNEHGDPVAGYIHVTQSFSILAALWALVSVSFLVLSCIPSLSAPGRGPLISTITAFAAALSMLVAMAVYTSERWDQPRNPQVQTFFSWSFYLGWVSAIFLLCTGDYPAHCPGELGRAQLGSLRMEGRGQVLKLFLTTQVP; from the exons ATGGAGCCCTTCCGGTCCCTAGCCCTGCTTACGGGCTCCCTGGGCCTGATTTTCTGCCTGATTGCTTTGAGCACCGACTTCTGGTTTGTGGCTGAGGGTCCCACCTTCTCAGCTCACTCGGGCCTCTGGCCAAATGAGCATGGGGACCCCGTAGCAG GCTACATCCATGTGACGCAGAGCTTCAGCATCCTGGCTGCCCTGTGGGCCCTGGTGTCTGTGAGCTTCCTGGTCCTGTCCTGCATCCCCTCATTGTCTGCTCCTGGCCGAGGCCCCCTTATCTCAACCATCACAGCCTTTGCTGCAG CCCTCTCCATGCTGGTGGCCATGGCGGTGTATACCAGCGAGCGGTGGGATCAGCCTCGAAACCCCCAGGTCCAGACCTTCTTCTCCTGGTCCTTCTACCTGGGCTGGGTCTCAGCTATCTTCTTGCTCTGCACAGGTGACTATCCTGCCCACTGCCCTGGGGAGCTTGGGAGGGCCCAGCTGGGGTCGCTGAGGATGGAGGGCAGGGGGCAAGTGCTTAAACTCTTTCTGACCACCCAGGTTCCCTGA
- the NKG7 gene encoding protein NKG7 isoform X2, translated as MEPFRSLALLTGSLGLIFCLIALSTDFWFVAEGPTFSAHSGLWPNEHGDPVAGYIHVTQSFSILAALWALVSVSFLVLSCIPSLSAPGRGPLISTITAFAAGKDSEVHWGIGSQQIPAEGLNHLSCPCLQPSPCWWPWRCIPASGGISLETPRSRPSSPGPSTWAGSQLSSCSAQVP; from the exons ATGGAGCCCTTCCGGTCCCTAGCCCTGCTTACGGGCTCCCTGGGCCTGATTTTCTGCCTGATTGCTTTGAGCACCGACTTCTGGTTTGTGGCTGAGGGTCCCACCTTCTCAGCTCACTCGGGCCTCTGGCCAAATGAGCATGGGGACCCCGTAGCAG GCTACATCCATGTGACGCAGAGCTTCAGCATCCTGGCTGCCCTGTGGGCCCTGGTGTCTGTGAGCTTCCTGGTCCTGTCCTGCATCCCCTCATTGTCTGCTCCTGGCCGAGGCCCCCTTATCTCAACCATCACAGCCTTTGCTGCAGGTAAGGACTCTGAAGTGCACTGGGGCATTGGGAGCCAGCAAATTCCTGCCGAGGGACTGAACCATCTTTCTTGTCCTTGTCTCCAGCCCTCTCCATGCTGGTGGCCATGGCGGTGTATACCAGCGAGCGGTGGGATCAGCCTCGAAACCCCCAGGTCCAGACCTTCTTCTCCTGGTCCTTCTACCTGGGCTGGGTCTCAGCTATCTTCTTGCTCTGCACAG GTTCCCTGA